A stretch of Usitatibacter palustris DNA encodes these proteins:
- a CDS encoding alkaline phosphatase D family protein, with translation MNRSRRVFVARALALAAASLWRPVAAAPDVRVKFSADPFSLGVASGSPRLDSVALWTRLAPQPLTGGGLDPDPIEVRWEVASDDKFARILRRGTATALAENAHSVHVEVDGLGPARWYYYRFLAGDAESPTGRTRTAATTGRGDDRLRLAFASCQQYEQGYFTAYRHLAKDAPDLVAFLGDYIYESSWGRDHVRKHGTPEPKTLADYRNRHALYRGEADLQLAHACAPWIVTWDDHEVENDYANDRSEDLDPQFLVRRAAAYRAYFEHMPLRPSVRREGGEVRLYDRFNWGTLAAIHVLDDRQYRSHQVCPKPGKGGATTVGASCTQRLDESLTLLGREQERWLDESLAKSEARWNLIAQQTLIAPAGMAGKNGIEHWTDGWDGYPAARDRLLGSIATHKPRNPVVISGDVHANYVANLRAGARPDGAIIATEFCGTSITSQGPDPKRVQARRDGNPDILLADGGQRGYGLLEITKTSVEAKLRVVESVKVRDAGISTAATFQVDEGRAGAQQK, from the coding sequence GTGAACCGCTCGCGGCGCGTCTTCGTCGCCCGGGCGCTGGCACTTGCCGCGGCTTCCCTCTGGCGTCCCGTCGCCGCGGCCCCCGATGTCCGGGTCAAGTTCTCCGCCGATCCCTTTTCATTGGGTGTTGCTTCCGGATCCCCGCGCCTCGACAGCGTGGCGCTCTGGACCCGCCTCGCGCCCCAACCACTGACCGGCGGCGGATTGGACCCGGATCCGATCGAGGTCCGCTGGGAAGTCGCGAGCGACGACAAGTTCGCGCGCATCCTGCGCCGCGGCACGGCCACCGCACTCGCTGAAAACGCGCACTCGGTCCACGTCGAAGTCGATGGCCTGGGGCCGGCGCGCTGGTACTACTACCGCTTCCTCGCGGGCGATGCCGAAAGCCCGACCGGCCGCACCCGCACGGCGGCCACGACGGGCCGCGGCGATGATCGACTGCGCCTCGCCTTCGCGTCCTGCCAGCAATACGAGCAGGGCTACTTCACGGCGTACCGCCACCTGGCGAAGGATGCGCCGGACCTCGTCGCGTTCCTCGGCGACTACATCTACGAATCGAGCTGGGGCCGCGACCACGTGCGCAAGCACGGCACGCCCGAGCCCAAGACGCTCGCGGACTATCGCAATCGCCACGCGCTCTACCGCGGTGAAGCCGACCTGCAGCTCGCCCACGCATGCGCACCGTGGATCGTGACGTGGGACGACCACGAAGTGGAAAACGACTACGCGAACGACCGCTCGGAGGACCTCGATCCGCAGTTCCTCGTGCGGCGCGCGGCCGCGTACCGCGCGTACTTCGAGCACATGCCCCTGAGGCCCTCGGTGCGGCGCGAGGGCGGCGAAGTGCGCCTGTACGACCGATTCAACTGGGGCACGCTCGCCGCGATCCACGTGCTCGACGATCGCCAGTACCGGTCGCACCAGGTGTGCCCCAAACCGGGCAAGGGTGGCGCGACCACGGTTGGCGCGTCATGCACGCAGCGGCTCGATGAGTCGCTCACGTTGCTCGGCCGGGAGCAGGAACGCTGGCTCGACGAGAGCCTCGCGAAATCCGAGGCGCGCTGGAACCTGATCGCGCAACAGACGCTGATCGCGCCCGCGGGCATGGCGGGCAAGAACGGCATCGAGCACTGGACCGACGGCTGGGACGGCTATCCTGCCGCGCGGGATCGGCTGCTCGGCTCGATCGCCACGCACAAGCCGCGCAATCCCGTGGTCATCAGCGGCGACGTGCACGCGAACTACGTCGCCAACCTGCGCGCGGGCGCCCGGCCCGATGGCGCCATCATCGCGACCGAATTCTGCGGCACGTCGATCACGTCGCAGGGGCCCGACCCCAAGCGGGTGCAGGCGCGGCGCGATGGAAACCCCGACATCCTCCTCGCCGATGGTGGGCAGCGCGGCTACGGCTTGCTCGAGATCACCAAGACCTCGGTCGAGGCGAAGCTGCGGGTCGTGGAATCGGTGAAGGTGCGCGATGCGGGCATCTCGACCGCCGCCACCTTCCAGGTCGACGAAGGCCGCGCCGGCGCGCAACAAAAATAG
- a CDS encoding sulfite exporter TauE/SafE family protein: protein MGISKGGFGSGVGILATPLMALTLPMSQAAAIMLPILCVMDLAGIYAYRGKWSRENMKLILWGGILGVVIGAFTFRFFDDALLRVGIGAFAIAFVIYRLSGDHTAPPAPRSVPKGLFWSTMGGFTSTLIHAGGPPLNVYLLPQRLEKVQFVATTVLFFTVINYVKLVPYAWLGLFDARNLTTSAVLIPLAPVGIFMGVWIMKRIPQESFYRLCYAMLLVVGGKLLYDGIRGWGV from the coding sequence ATGGGCATCTCGAAGGGCGGGTTCGGCAGCGGCGTGGGTATTCTCGCGACACCGCTCATGGCGCTCACGCTGCCGATGTCGCAGGCCGCGGCGATCATGCTGCCGATCCTGTGCGTGATGGACCTCGCCGGCATCTATGCGTACCGCGGCAAGTGGAGCCGCGAGAACATGAAGCTCATTCTCTGGGGCGGCATCCTGGGCGTCGTCATCGGCGCGTTCACGTTCCGGTTCTTCGACGATGCGCTCCTGCGGGTGGGCATCGGCGCGTTCGCCATCGCGTTCGTGATCTACCGGCTGAGCGGCGACCACACCGCGCCGCCCGCGCCGCGTTCGGTTCCGAAGGGGCTCTTCTGGTCGACGATGGGCGGCTTCACGAGCACGCTCATCCACGCCGGCGGGCCGCCGCTCAACGTGTACCTTCTGCCGCAGCGGCTGGAGAAGGTGCAGTTCGTGGCGACCACGGTGCTTTTCTTCACGGTGATCAACTACGTGAAGCTCGTGCCCTACGCGTGGCTGGGCCTGTTCGACGCCCGCAACCTCACGACCTCCGCGGTCCTGATTCCGCTGGCACCCGTGGGCATCTTCATGGGGGTCTGGATCATGAAGCGCATCCCCCAGGAATCCTTCTACCGCCTCTGTTACGCCATGTTGCTGGTGGTGGGCGGAAAGCTCCTCTACGACGGTATTCGCGGCTGGGGCGTTTGA
- a CDS encoding SDR family NAD(P)-dependent oxidoreductase yields MNLYIVTGTTKGLGKALAEGIGASSENELIALSRAPEQPIPAGTQLEVDLASAQAVEEVFDRIEQRIRGKRFAKAVLINNAGVVSPVGPIERADAAELERNLFVNLVAPMLIMRRFLRATEGIALLRRIINISSGAGRKPIAGWAAYCAAKAGLDMASRAVALDFEASHKPVEIVSLAPGVIDTPMQGVVRSATAADFPDIERFKQMKADGTLRPAAEVAADILRLEAAGKLKGEPVADLRQLLS; encoded by the coding sequence ATGAACCTCTACATCGTCACAGGCACCACGAAGGGCCTGGGCAAGGCGCTCGCCGAGGGCATCGGCGCATCCAGCGAGAACGAGCTGATCGCGTTGTCGCGCGCGCCCGAGCAGCCGATCCCCGCCGGCACGCAGCTGGAGGTGGATCTCGCGAGCGCGCAGGCGGTGGAAGAGGTGTTCGATCGCATCGAGCAGCGCATCCGCGGCAAGCGCTTCGCCAAGGCGGTACTCATCAACAACGCGGGCGTGGTCTCGCCCGTCGGTCCGATCGAGCGCGCCGATGCCGCCGAGCTCGAACGCAACCTCTTCGTGAACCTCGTGGCACCCATGCTGATCATGCGGCGCTTCCTGCGCGCGACCGAAGGCATCGCGTTGCTGCGGCGCATCATCAACATTTCGTCGGGTGCGGGCCGCAAGCCGATCGCGGGCTGGGCAGCGTACTGCGCGGCCAAGGCCGGCCTCGACATGGCCTCGCGCGCGGTGGCGCTCGATTTCGAAGCGAGCCACAAGCCCGTGGAAATCGTGAGCCTTGCGCCGGGCGTGATCGACACGCCCATGCAGGGCGTGGTGCGGAGTGCCACCGCCGCGGACTTTCCCGACATCGAGCGCTTCAAGCAGATGAAGGCCGACGGCACGTTGCGGCCGGCCGCGGAAGTGGCCGCGGACATCCTCAGGCTCGAAGCGGCGGGCAAGCTCAAGGGCGAGCCCGTCGCCGATCTGCGGCAGCTGCTCTCCTGA
- a CDS encoding C1 family peptidase, translating to MDRRKTRARMPKLVRNVTPDKLDLRDRPYLPTVALSPPANFRSGTKLPVLNQGDTSACTGFALATVVNHLLVRARRVKEADVSPFMLYSMARRYDEFPGSEDAGSSLRGALKGWYKHGACARRLWLGLEMPEASNKPGDDWWLDAVNRPLGAYYRVDPRSITDMHVALNEVGILYGSAICHDGWLDITKKDATIPFRKAAADDGGHAFAIVGYDQFGFRVHNSWDTNWGDGGFATLTYEDWLAHAMDCWVVQLGVVTEEHRRVAASPTPVLMKGTARLSSNETLRYHQLAPYVVDMENDGALSSSGAFRTNEDDVRALVSDYLDTARRDWGVKPGSPLDIAIYAHGGLTAEKDAAATFARWLPALYAAKKFPIFLMWESDLWTTISNQLAELVRGAPRPSGGPLESLQRWWNERLEGLLAPPGAALWDEMKENAAAITGDANAGGRILFRELQSSAVAQGHPLRLHLIGHSAGAIAHTFLVDRLAALEWEFATVNFLAPAVRVDRFEERLLPWLKEGKVKRFNHYQLTDAAEQQDPTCRTLLGYGRSLLYLVSRSFEGGSDVPILGMEKHFPAAVARMRSVKVFSAPSDTTRSTTHGGFDEDAATIASVIAGLH from the coding sequence ATGGACCGACGCAAGACGCGCGCCCGGATGCCCAAGCTCGTGCGCAACGTAACCCCCGACAAGCTCGACCTTCGGGATCGTCCCTACTTGCCGACCGTTGCGCTCTCGCCACCCGCGAATTTCCGGTCGGGCACCAAGCTGCCGGTATTGAACCAGGGCGACACGAGTGCTTGCACCGGCTTTGCCCTCGCGACGGTGGTGAACCACCTGCTGGTACGCGCCCGTCGCGTGAAGGAGGCCGACGTCTCGCCCTTCATGCTCTATTCGATGGCGCGGCGCTACGACGAGTTTCCCGGCTCGGAGGACGCGGGCTCGAGCCTGCGGGGCGCGCTCAAGGGCTGGTACAAACATGGCGCCTGCGCGCGCCGGCTCTGGCTGGGGCTGGAAATGCCCGAGGCCTCGAACAAGCCCGGCGACGACTGGTGGCTCGATGCGGTGAACCGGCCGCTGGGGGCGTACTACCGCGTCGATCCGCGCTCGATCACCGACATGCACGTGGCGCTCAACGAGGTCGGCATCCTCTACGGGAGCGCGATCTGCCACGACGGCTGGCTCGACATCACCAAGAAGGACGCGACCATTCCCTTCCGCAAGGCCGCGGCCGATGACGGCGGGCACGCCTTCGCGATCGTGGGCTACGACCAGTTCGGCTTCCGCGTGCACAACTCCTGGGACACGAACTGGGGCGACGGCGGCTTCGCAACCCTCACGTACGAAGACTGGCTCGCCCACGCGATGGACTGCTGGGTGGTGCAGCTCGGTGTCGTCACCGAAGAACACCGCCGCGTCGCCGCTTCCCCGACGCCGGTGCTGATGAAGGGTACGGCGCGGCTCTCGTCCAACGAAACCTTGCGCTATCACCAGCTCGCGCCCTATGTGGTCGACATGGAGAACGATGGCGCGCTGTCGTCGTCGGGCGCGTTTCGCACGAACGAGGACGATGTCCGCGCGCTCGTCTCCGACTACCTCGATACGGCGCGGCGCGACTGGGGCGTGAAGCCCGGCTCGCCGCTCGACATCGCGATCTACGCGCACGGCGGCCTCACGGCCGAGAAGGATGCCGCCGCCACGTTCGCGCGCTGGCTGCCCGCGCTCTACGCGGCCAAGAAGTTTCCGATCTTCCTCATGTGGGAATCCGACCTCTGGACGACGATCAGCAACCAGCTCGCCGAGCTCGTGAGGGGTGCGCCGCGGCCGTCGGGCGGTCCGCTCGAATCCTTGCAGCGGTGGTGGAACGAACGGCTCGAAGGCCTGCTCGCGCCGCCGGGCGCGGCACTCTGGGACGAGATGAAGGAGAACGCCGCCGCCATTACCGGTGACGCGAACGCGGGCGGGCGGATCCTGTTTCGCGAGCTGCAGTCCTCGGCCGTCGCGCAGGGCCATCCGCTGCGCCTGCATCTGATCGGCCACTCCGCCGGCGCCATCGCCCACACGTTTCTCGTCGATCGCCTGGCCGCGCTCGAATGGGAGTTCGCGACGGTGAACTTCCTCGCGCCTGCGGTGCGCGTCGATCGCTTCGAGGAGCGGCTGTTGCCCTGGCTCAAGGAGGGCAAGGTGAAGCGCTTCAACCACTACCAGCTCACCGACGCCGCCGAGCAACAGGACCCGACCTGCCGCACGCTGCTCGGCTATGGGCGATCGCTCCTTTACCTCGTGTCGCGGTCCTTCGAGGGGGGCAGCGATGTTCCAATCCTTGGAATGGAAAAGCACTTCCCCGCGGCCGTCGCCCGAATGCGCTCGGTCAAGGTATTCTCGGCTCCATCGGACACCACGCGCAGCACGACGCACGGCGGCTTCGACGAGGATGCGGCAACGATCGCGAGCGTCATCGCCGGCCTTCACTAG
- a CDS encoding DUF3052 family protein encodes MSGYSGTPLWKKLGLKEDCQLFATDAPPNYVKLLAAVPKGTHLASRLNTKTDIVHLFAKKKTTLARSLKTARGKIRDDAAIWVSWPKKAAKVPTDLTEDVIREIALPLGLVDIKVCAVDDTWSGLKLVIRKDRRTPKP; translated from the coding sequence ATGAGCGGCTACTCCGGCACGCCGCTGTGGAAGAAGCTCGGCCTGAAGGAAGACTGCCAGCTCTTCGCCACGGATGCGCCGCCCAACTACGTGAAGTTGCTGGCGGCCGTGCCCAAGGGCACGCATCTCGCTTCGCGGCTCAACACCAAGACGGACATCGTCCATCTCTTCGCCAAGAAGAAGACGACGCTCGCCCGGTCGCTGAAGACCGCGCGCGGCAAGATCCGCGACGACGCGGCGATCTGGGTGTCGTGGCCCAAGAAGGCCGCCAAGGTGCCGACCGACCTCACCGAGGACGTGATCCGCGAGATCGCGCTGCCCCTGGGGCTCGTGGACATCAAGGTCTGCGCGGTGGACGACACCTGGTCGGGCCTGAAGCTCGTGATCCGCAAGGACCGCCGCACCCCGAAGCCCTGA
- a CDS encoding DUF1697 domain-containing protein encodes MRYVAFLRAVNVGGRTVKMAELAKHVSSQGFGNVSTFIASGNVLFDAPGSDGDRHARRLEKSLEGWLGFPVAVMARTFPQLEAMVASNPFKGELRERDAKLYVSFLWADPKATPKVPIVLAREGLKLFRLEGREAFGVSSRLPGGKFGVPDFEKLLGMPVTTRNWNTVRRILDAEKLRG; translated from the coding sequence ATGCGTTACGTTGCCTTCCTGCGCGCCGTGAACGTGGGCGGCCGTACCGTGAAGATGGCCGAGCTCGCGAAACATGTTTCCTCGCAGGGCTTCGGCAACGTCAGCACGTTCATCGCCTCGGGCAACGTGCTCTTCGACGCGCCCGGTTCCGACGGCGACCGCCATGCGCGCCGGCTCGAGAAGAGTCTCGAGGGCTGGCTCGGTTTCCCGGTGGCCGTCATGGCGCGCACCTTCCCGCAACTCGAAGCCATGGTCGCCTCCAATCCCTTCAAGGGCGAACTGCGCGAGCGCGACGCGAAGCTCTACGTCTCGTTCCTGTGGGCCGACCCCAAGGCCACGCCCAAGGTGCCGATCGTGCTCGCCCGCGAGGGCCTCAAGCTTTTCCGCCTCGAAGGGCGTGAAGCCTTTGGCGTCTCCAGCCGCTTGCCTGGCGGTAAGTTCGGCGTCCCCGATTTCGAGAAGCTCCTCGGCATGCCCGTGACCACACGCAACTGGAATACGGTGCGTCGCATCCTCGACGCCGAGAAGTTGCGCGGGTGA
- a CDS encoding AMP-binding protein — protein MNTTLLELVRATVARTPEAPAALIEGQVVNYRHLNALVCVATRDFHARGIGPGEVVAVSTGQGLLAIIALLALANLGAVSVTMVPGLGTVRASLCRRYGARRVVLSDQAAAIDGVESLVLASLQAQGHETMHGLDDFSPRAETPVRIALASGSAGETKGVVQTHGDLERRLRNSFWDTRSSSRVLPPNLEDTASLMMCFSALRDGGLLVLPKSGSDLAAVLLAVQVHGVTHLVLSRASLVSTLALLPADGPAFPSLTHLRIAGGPPPTEILTGACKRITPNVYLTYATSELGVISLATPETLARAPRSSGRVASHACVEVVDESGRKVAPGGTGELRIAVEDMPQGYHAADDASGSRFRDGWFHPGDRGHIGADGLLYVERNR, from the coding sequence GTGAACACCACGCTGCTCGAGCTCGTGCGCGCCACGGTGGCGCGAACGCCGGAAGCGCCGGCCGCGCTCATCGAGGGCCAGGTCGTGAACTACCGGCACCTGAACGCGCTCGTGTGCGTCGCGACGCGGGACTTTCATGCGCGCGGCATCGGCCCCGGCGAGGTCGTCGCCGTATCGACGGGCCAGGGACTGCTAGCGATCATCGCATTGCTCGCCCTCGCGAACCTGGGTGCAGTGAGCGTCACGATGGTGCCGGGCCTCGGTACCGTGCGCGCCTCGCTCTGCCGGCGCTACGGCGCGCGGCGCGTCGTGTTGAGCGACCAGGCCGCGGCGATCGATGGCGTGGAATCCCTCGTGCTCGCAAGCCTGCAGGCCCAGGGACACGAAACGATGCACGGCCTCGACGACTTTTCGCCGCGTGCCGAAACGCCGGTGCGCATTGCGCTCGCTTCGGGATCGGCGGGCGAGACCAAGGGCGTCGTGCAGACGCACGGCGACCTTGAACGCCGCCTGAGAAACTCGTTCTGGGACACGCGCTCGTCCTCGCGCGTCCTGCCCCCGAATCTCGAAGACACTGCCTCGCTGATGATGTGCTTCTCGGCGCTGCGCGATGGCGGCCTGTTGGTGCTTCCAAAAAGCGGCTCCGACCTGGCTGCGGTGCTCCTCGCCGTCCAGGTCCACGGCGTCACGCACCTCGTGCTGTCGCGCGCTTCGCTCGTTTCGACTCTCGCCCTGCTGCCCGCCGATGGCCCCGCGTTTCCCTCGCTCACGCACCTGCGCATCGCGGGCGGCCCGCCTCCGACCGAGATCCTCACCGGCGCATGCAAGCGCATCACACCCAACGTGTACCTGACGTACGCCACGAGCGAGCTCGGCGTCATCTCGCTCGCCACGCCGGAGACACTGGCCCGCGCGCCGCGCAGCAGCGGACGGGTCGCTTCCCATGCCTGCGTCGAAGTCGTGGACGAATCGGGCCGCAAGGTCGCGCCAGGCGGCACCGGCGAATTGCGCATCGCCGTGGAGGACATGCCCCAGGGCTATCACGCAGCCGACGACGCTTCGGGCTCGCGCTTCCGCGATGGATGGTTCCACCCGGGCGATCGCGGCCACATCGGCGCGGACGGACTGTTGTATGTCGAACGAAACCGATGA
- a CDS encoding DUF1801 domain-containing protein encodes MTTKADTTAAVDAFMAKLDHPHKDAIEELRAIILGAHASIAEGVKWNAPSFRTTEYFATTHLRTKGGVGLILHLGAKVKDNSTGGATIDDPGKLLQWLAKERAMITFADRADLEAKKAKLAAIVKQWVRMV; translated from the coding sequence ATGACGACCAAGGCCGACACCACCGCCGCCGTCGATGCCTTCATGGCGAAGCTCGACCACCCGCACAAGGATGCGATCGAGGAGCTGCGCGCGATCATCCTCGGCGCGCACGCGTCCATCGCGGAGGGCGTCAAGTGGAACGCGCCGAGCTTTCGCACGACCGAATACTTCGCGACGACGCACCTGCGGACGAAGGGCGGCGTGGGCCTGATCCTGCATCTCGGGGCGAAGGTGAAGGACAACTCGACGGGCGGCGCGACGATCGACGACCCGGGAAAGCTCCTTCAGTGGCTCGCGAAGGAGCGGGCCATGATCACGTTCGCGGACCGGGCCGACCTCGAGGCGAAGAAGGCGAAACTCGCGGCGATCGTGAAGCAGTGGGTCAGGATGGTTTGA
- a CDS encoding GNAT family N-acetyltransferase, translating to MLRLDPMTPLEYERYLAYAVEDYAQAHFRNGDCDPVGLLWLALMEREGRPFIYIYDIEIVEARRSQGLGSALLGLAEDYARGIGVSRVSLNVMGWNTRARSLYERHGFGVTGIGMSKRLDVKPS from the coding sequence ATGCTCCGGCTCGATCCGATGACGCCGCTCGAATACGAGCGCTACCTCGCGTACGCGGTCGAGGATTACGCGCAAGCGCATTTCCGCAACGGCGACTGCGATCCCGTGGGCCTGCTCTGGCTGGCACTCATGGAGCGCGAAGGCAGGCCGTTCATCTACATCTACGACATCGAGATCGTCGAAGCGCGGCGCAGCCAGGGGTTGGGTTCGGCGCTGCTCGGCCTGGCGGAGGACTACGCGCGCGGCATCGGCGTCTCGCGCGTCAGCCTCAACGTGATGGGCTGGAACACGCGGGCGCGCTCGCTGTATGAACGCCACGGCTTCGGCGTGACCGGCATCGGCATGAGCAAGCGCCTGGACGTCAAACCATCCTGA
- a CDS encoding retroviral-like aspartic protease family protein, whose translation MGKTAALAIWACLLLAAGGCTTTPRVGLEIAPAPAPLIRPFSGFWEAVLALDFDQAEALVASGPERDYLVAVRMVADGRVDAAQDALSRLIARHDREASPRARALLQSVVKETTSIPDNAFASRVDRSFAEALHEAKAREQRHYPEAPVSLPFERNASTTPMVAASVNGVPTMMGIDTGAGLTVIGSELANAVGAWRLGARIGARDAHGEGVHVELAVVDLQIGGIRLVRHPVMVIDSARLRFRVTGLDVAKFDGVLGWNALSSLRVVIDNASQTVQFGPSSAAAGRGNLFWVGEPYVRAQASNGFPLTLFLDTGASRSAIATPLAAGAGLRDGVTREAMVMAAGSSRKMAITVHRDGALHVGGARIKFDELQTIAPRELGYAVRDGILGADALLAGRVTIDFGAREFSVVTAR comes from the coding sequence ATGGGCAAAACCGCCGCCTTGGCCATCTGGGCCTGCCTGCTCCTCGCAGCCGGCGGATGCACCACGACGCCGCGCGTGGGCCTGGAGATCGCCCCGGCGCCGGCGCCGCTCATCCGGCCCTTTTCGGGCTTCTGGGAGGCCGTCCTGGCCCTCGATTTCGACCAGGCCGAAGCGCTTGTCGCCTCCGGGCCGGAGCGCGACTACCTCGTCGCCGTGCGCATGGTGGCCGACGGCCGCGTCGACGCGGCCCAGGACGCGCTTTCGCGGCTCATCGCGAGGCACGACCGCGAAGCTTCGCCGCGCGCCCGCGCGCTGCTCCAGTCGGTCGTGAAGGAGACGACCTCGATTCCCGACAACGCCTTCGCAAGCCGCGTCGATCGTTCGTTCGCCGAGGCCCTGCACGAAGCGAAGGCGCGCGAGCAGCGCCACTATCCCGAGGCGCCCGTGTCGTTGCCGTTCGAGCGCAACGCATCGACCACGCCGATGGTCGCGGCGAGCGTGAACGGCGTGCCGACGATGATGGGCATCGACACCGGCGCGGGCCTCACCGTGATCGGCTCCGAGCTCGCCAATGCCGTGGGCGCGTGGCGCCTGGGGGCGCGCATCGGCGCGCGCGATGCGCACGGCGAGGGCGTGCACGTCGAGCTCGCGGTCGTGGACCTGCAGATCGGGGGCATCCGCCTCGTGCGCCATCCCGTGATGGTGATCGACTCCGCGCGCCTGCGCTTTCGCGTGACCGGACTCGACGTGGCGAAGTTCGACGGCGTGCTCGGCTGGAATGCGCTTTCGAGCCTGCGCGTCGTGATCGACAACGCGTCGCAAACCGTTCAGTTCGGGCCGTCGTCCGCCGCCGCCGGCCGCGGCAATCTCTTCTGGGTCGGCGAGCCTTATGTCCGCGCGCAGGCTTCCAACGGATTTCCGCTCACGCTGTTCCTGGATACCGGTGCCTCGCGAAGCGCCATCGCCACGCCGCTCGCCGCGGGCGCGGGACTGCGCGACGGCGTGACGCGCGAGGCGATGGTCATGGCCGCGGGAAGCTCGCGCAAGATGGCGATCACCGTCCATCGCGACGGAGCGCTGCATGTGGGCGGGGCGCGCATCAAGTTCGACGAGTTGCAGACGATCGCCCCGCGCGAGCTCGGTTACGCCGTGCGCGATGGCATCCTCGGGGCCGATGCGCTGCTCGCCGGCCGCGTCACGATAGACTTCGGCGCACGCGAGTTCAGCGTGGTGACCGCAAGGTGA